One genomic window of Meleagris gallopavo isolate NT-WF06-2002-E0010 breed Aviagen turkey brand Nicholas breeding stock chromosome 22, Turkey_5.1, whole genome shotgun sequence includes the following:
- the LOC100539637 gene encoding LOW QUALITY PROTEIN: ATP-dependent RNA helicase DDX25-like (The sequence of the model RefSeq protein was modified relative to this genomic sequence to represent the inferred CDS: deleted 1 base in 1 codon; substituted 1 base at 1 genomic stop codon) — MLVVGTLPVGGGVFAPRLDGASNILNSSNSVAGKCFIYVYCARAENLAESSLLNKLLHTSLVENSHHVEVLQQDPSSPLFSIRTFEELHLKKELLRGVYTMGFNRPSKIQANALPILMAHPPQNLIAQSQSGTGKTAAFVLAMLSRVKGAERYPQCLCLAPTYELALQIGHVAEKMGRFCNDIRVTYAVQGNRVSPGTVLEEQIVIGTPGTMLDWCFKRRLLNMRRICMFVLDEADIMIDTQGFSSQSIRIQRALPKNCQMLLFSATFKENLWKFAMQIVSRPIIIKLRQEELTLTNIRQYYFVCRNWEQKYEALCNLYGSITIGQAMIFCQTRRSADWLSVKMIQDGHQVAMLTAELSIMQRADVIQRFRDGKEKVLITTNVCARGIDVAQVTIVVNFSLPTNHQKQPDFETYLHRIRRTRRFGXRSIAFNMVDSHSTHLVRCIEEHFQTKIKRLDPDCMDKLEELENLAKNMA; from the exons AGAACCTGGCTGAAAGTTCACTGCTCAACAAGCTGCTCCACACCTCGCTGGTAGAGAACAGCCACCacgtggaggtgctgcagcaggaccCCTCCTCCCCGCTCTTCTCCATCAGAACTTTCGAGGAGCTGCACCT gaaaaaggAGCTTTTACGGGGCGTGTACACCATGGGTTTCAACAGGCCATCGAAGATCCAGGCGAATGCTCTGCCCATCTTGATGGCACATCC ACCCCAAAATCTGATTGCGCAGAGCCAGTCTGGGACAggcaaaacagcagcatttgtcCTGGCCATGCTGAGCAGAGTGAAAGGTGCTGAGAGGTACCCGCAG TGCCTTTGTCTGGCTCCCACCTATGAGCTGGCCCTGCAGATTGGCCATGTGGCAGAGAAGATGGGGCGGTTCTGCAATGACATCAGGGTCACCTATGCTGTGCAGGGCAACAGAG TGTCCCCAGGCACCGTGCTGGAGGAGCAGATTGTCATTGGCACACCAGGCACCATGCTGGACTGGTGCTTCAAGCGGAGACTGCTCAACATGAGGAGGATCTGCATGTTTGTGCTGGATGAGGCTGACATCATGATTGACACGCAGGGATTCTCCTCCCAGAGCATCCGCATCCAGAG GGCTCTCCCCAAGAACTGCcagatgctgcttttctccgCCACCTTCAAGGAAAATCTCTGGAAATTTGCCATGCAGATTGTCTCCAGGCCCATCATCATCAAGCTGCGACAGGAGGAGCTCACTCTGACCAACATTAGGCAGTACTATtttgtctgcaggaactgggaGCAGAAGTATGAGGCCCTCTGCAACCTCTATGGCAGCATCACCATTGGCCAGGCCATGATCTTCTGCCAG ACCCGCCGGAGTGCAGACTGGCTCTCGGTGAAGATGATTCAGGATGGGCACCAAGTGGCCatgctgacagcagagctgtcCATCATGCAGAGAGCTGATGTCATT CAGAGGTTTCGTGATGGCAAGGAGAAGGTTCTCATCACCACCAATGTCTGTGCGAGAG GGATTGACGTGGCCCAAGTCACGATTGTGGTGAACTTCAGCCTTCCCACCAACCATCAGAAGCAGCCAGATTTTGAGACCTACTTGCACCGCATCAGGCGGACGAGGCGCTTTGGGTAGAGGAGCATTGCCTTCAATATGGTGGACAGCCACAGCACGCACCTCGTGCGCTGCATAGAGGAGCATTTCC aGACCAAGATCAAGAGGCTGGACCCAGATTGCATGGATAAGCTCGAGGAGCTGGAAAACCTAGCAAAAAACATGGCTTAG